In Solanum pennellii chromosome 3, SPENNV200, a single window of DNA contains:
- the LOC107014722 gene encoding uncharacterized protein LOC107014722 isoform X1: protein MDRGGNGWSLSSCTYGYTLAVIVIILTCHLLNSRLPFALSFLSVLFGFRERSAANPHAESNGDPDVSPSAPSEVRITAVVSDLDLKNLIDVVNNKFQANEKWEDVINRRTDRFSYCARCCKLKDEPLKYLSVTVFENCSVEMLRDFYMDNDFRKIWDKTLIEHKQLQVDSSSGTEIGLMIKKFPLLTPREYILAWRVWEGNDGSFYCFTKECEYPLAQRKKKYVRVRLFRSGWRIKKISGRNACEIQMVHQEDAGLNVEMAKLAFAKGIWSYVCKMDDALRQYKAVDHHSQLTSGVTAVTLIQKVPLGLDTLDHTRGLINPEICTSSDYCGGVSRECNAREQRNEPSSNLVPNMLMLLGGAICMSRGLSNLGSKVAMACILSKLVKLNGMRSKNLQRFSQIEVQTREECTMISEDELQCDYSSVTS, encoded by the exons ATGGACCGAGGAGGAAACGGATGGTCGCTGTCTTCGTGTACTTACGGGTATACCCTGGCGGTCATAGTGATCATACTGACATGTCATTTGCTGAACTCTCGCCTTCCATTTGCCTTGTCTTTCCTATCCGTCCTCTTCGGATTTAGAGAACGATCTGCTGCGAATCCACATGCCGAATCCAATGGTGATCCTGATGTCTCTCCCTCTGCTCCTTCTGAAGTAAg GATCACTGCAGTGGTATCTGATCTAGATCTGAAGAATTTGATTGACGTcgtaaataataaatttcaagCTAATGAGAAATGGGAAGATGTCATTAACCGGAGAACAGATCGTTTTTCCTACTGTGCACGGTGTTGTAAACTGAAG GATGAGCCTCTTAAATATCTAAGTGTCACTGTATTTGAAAATTGCTCTGTTGAGATGCTAAGAGATTTTTACATGGACAATGATTTCCGGAAAATTTGGGACAAAACCTTGATTGAGCATAAGCAGTTGCAGGTGGATTCAAGCAGCGGAACTGAAATTGGACTCATGATAAAGAAGTTTCCACTATTGACTCCCAGAGAGTACATATTAGCTTGGAGAGTGTGGGAAGGCAATGACGGATCCTTCTACTGTTTTACCAAG GAATGTGAATATCCTTTGGCACAAAGAAAGAAGAAGTATGTCAGGGTTAGGCTCTTTAGATCTGGTTGGAGAATCAAGAAAA TTTCTGGTAGGAATGCCTGTGAGATTCAAATGGTACACCAAGAAGATGCTGGTCTTAACGTTGAAATGGCAAAACTAGCCTTTGCAAAAGGCATATGGAGCTATGTTTGTAAAATGGATGATGCACTTCGCCAATACAAAGCAGTTGACCACCATTCTCAATTGACTTCAGGTGTGACTGCCGTCACGTTAATTCAAAAG GTTCCACTTGGGTTAGACACCTTAGACCACACAAGGGGACTAATCAATCCAGAAATCTGCACAAGTAGTGACTATTGCGGTGGAGTGTCACGTGAATGCAATGCTAGGGAACAGAGAAATGAGCCATCAAGCAATCTGGTGCCAAATATGCTAATGCTCCTGGGTGGTGCAATCTGCATGTCTAGAGGGCTCTCTAACTTGGGATCAAAGGTTGCCATGGCATGTATCCTGAGTAAGCTTGTGAAACTCAATGGCATGAGAAGCAAAAACTTACAGAGATTTAGCCAGATAGAGGTTCAGACACGCGAAGAATGTACGATGATAAGTGAAGATGAGCTTCAGTGCGACTACTCAAGTGTCACCTCTTGA
- the LOC107014722 gene encoding uncharacterized protein LOC107014722 isoform X2: MITAVVSDLDLKNLIDVVNNKFQANEKWEDVINRRTDRFSYCARCCKLKDEPLKYLSVTVFENCSVEMLRDFYMDNDFRKIWDKTLIEHKQLQVDSSSGTEIGLMIKKFPLLTPREYILAWRVWEGNDGSFYCFTKECEYPLAQRKKKYVRVRLFRSGWRIKKISGRNACEIQMVHQEDAGLNVEMAKLAFAKGIWSYVCKMDDALRQYKAVDHHSQLTSGVTAVTLIQKVPLGLDTLDHTRGLINPEICTSSDYCGGVSRECNAREQRNEPSSNLVPNMLMLLGGAICMSRGLSNLGSKVAMACILSKLVKLNGMRSKNLQRFSQIEVQTREECTMISEDELQCDYSSVTS; encoded by the exons AT GATCACTGCAGTGGTATCTGATCTAGATCTGAAGAATTTGATTGACGTcgtaaataataaatttcaagCTAATGAGAAATGGGAAGATGTCATTAACCGGAGAACAGATCGTTTTTCCTACTGTGCACGGTGTTGTAAACTGAAG GATGAGCCTCTTAAATATCTAAGTGTCACTGTATTTGAAAATTGCTCTGTTGAGATGCTAAGAGATTTTTACATGGACAATGATTTCCGGAAAATTTGGGACAAAACCTTGATTGAGCATAAGCAGTTGCAGGTGGATTCAAGCAGCGGAACTGAAATTGGACTCATGATAAAGAAGTTTCCACTATTGACTCCCAGAGAGTACATATTAGCTTGGAGAGTGTGGGAAGGCAATGACGGATCCTTCTACTGTTTTACCAAG GAATGTGAATATCCTTTGGCACAAAGAAAGAAGAAGTATGTCAGGGTTAGGCTCTTTAGATCTGGTTGGAGAATCAAGAAAA TTTCTGGTAGGAATGCCTGTGAGATTCAAATGGTACACCAAGAAGATGCTGGTCTTAACGTTGAAATGGCAAAACTAGCCTTTGCAAAAGGCATATGGAGCTATGTTTGTAAAATGGATGATGCACTTCGCCAATACAAAGCAGTTGACCACCATTCTCAATTGACTTCAGGTGTGACTGCCGTCACGTTAATTCAAAAG GTTCCACTTGGGTTAGACACCTTAGACCACACAAGGGGACTAATCAATCCAGAAATCTGCACAAGTAGTGACTATTGCGGTGGAGTGTCACGTGAATGCAATGCTAGGGAACAGAGAAATGAGCCATCAAGCAATCTGGTGCCAAATATGCTAATGCTCCTGGGTGGTGCAATCTGCATGTCTAGAGGGCTCTCTAACTTGGGATCAAAGGTTGCCATGGCATGTATCCTGAGTAAGCTTGTGAAACTCAATGGCATGAGAAGCAAAAACTTACAGAGATTTAGCCAGATAGAGGTTCAGACACGCGAAGAATGTACGATGATAAGTGAAGATGAGCTTCAGTGCGACTACTCAAGTGTCACCTCTTGA